In Syngnathus acus chromosome 21, fSynAcu1.2, whole genome shotgun sequence, one genomic interval encodes:
- the LOC119115367 gene encoding NXPE family member 3-like, with the protein MSLKVWKCVLSILSLFGIISLLYNITFGKNWNYNTVSVLDKVQTWNRSSSLSERLLTFQHYHTYCPHLAKPLSLEDEVEERKLLNSIIWPQLPSGSAPPSLSQTSDPAHSRFTIVTSKIKPSWNVGDQLEVQIQLRDFKGQPKRYGGDLLLARLHSPKYEAGVAGQVLDHENGLYTVRFPLLWEGSAQVDVMMVHSSEAIAVLRRLRDHRLDRVRFISTFRQGDQSEKMMCHICLPPELGPICNFTDVRTGEPWYCYKPKMLSCDTRYNHAMGGYAIDLLTDEETLLFQSDKNVKVPIRASTTDTINVLPSSKDKGIQKPDPVKLATSGYYYQGSWKPLGGVPMGQFNDASAITQCLTNKSVYLYGDSTMRQWYEYFSSMLPDLKRFYLGKPIKLGPFVAVDTKHNILLWYRIHGPPMRTQWVTSNDLRYIANELDDLTGSRNTVVVLSIWAHFTTLPVEVYINRLRHIRKAVVRLLNREPGTLVVIRTANPQSLEQDVSLYNSDWFSLQQDTVLRAMFEGLNVRFVDAWQMVVAHHEPHNLHPLRPIVKTMVDMMLSYICPHRSSNNVGI; encoded by the exons ATGTCCCTAAAGGTTTGGAAGTGTGTACTCAGCATTCTCAGCCTGTTCGGAATCATTTCCCTGCTGTACAACATTACCTTTGGGAAG AACTGGAACTACAACACAGTGTCAGTACTAGACAAGGTCCAGACCTGGAATCGGTCATCAAGTCTGTCTGAAAGGCTCCTGACATTTCAACACTATCACACCTACTGTCCCCATCTGGCCAAGCCATTGTCACTTGAGGATGAGGTGGAAGAACGCAAACTGTTAAACTCCATCATCTGGCCCCAGCTGCCTTCTGGTTCTGCACCACCCAGCTTGTCCCAGACGAGTGACCCCGCCCACAGCCGGTTTACAATCGTAACCTCCAAAATCAAGCCCAGTTGGAACGTGGGAGACCAGCTGGAAGTACAAATCCAACTGCGTGACTTCAAGGGCCAACCCAAGCGCTACGGTGGCGATTTGCTGTTGGCCCGGTTGCACTCCCCAAAATACGAGGCGGGTGTGGCCGGGCAGGTCCTGGACCATGAGAACGGACTGTATACCGTTCGATTCCCGCTGCTGTGGGAGGGCTCGGCTCAGGTTGACGTTATGATGGTCCACTCGAGCGAAGCCATCGCCGTGTTGCGGCGGCTAAGGGATCACCGGCTCGATCGAGTGCGCTTCATCAGCACCTTTCGCCAAGGTGATCAATCTGAGAAGATGATGTGCCACATATGTCTGCCGCCAGAACTGGGGCCAATCTGTAACTTCACCGACGTTCGCACCGGTGAACCGTGGTATTGCTACAAGCCCAAAATGCTCAGCTGTGACACCAGATACAACCATGCCATGGGAGGATACGCCATCGACCTCCTCACCGATGAGGAAACTTTGCTCTTTCAAAG TGACAAGAATGTCAAAGTTCCCATCCGTGCTTCCACAACAGATACCATCAACGTGCTGCCTTCCAGCAAAG ACAAAGGCATTCAAAAACCGGATCCCGTGAAGCTAGCGACTTCTGGGTACTACTACCAGGGCTCGTGGAAGCCATTGGGCGGAGTCCCCATGGGCCAGTTCAACGACGCATCTGCCATCACTCAGTGTTTGACGAACAAGTCAGTCTACTTGTATGGCGACTCCACTATGCGTCAGTGGTATGAGTATTTTAGCAGTATGCTTCCAG ACTTGAAAAGGTTTTACCTGGGGAAACCTATAAAGTTGGGGCCCTTTGTAGCGGTGGACACCAAGCACAACATCCTGCTATGGTACCGCATCCACGGCCCCCCGATGCGCACTCAGTGGGTCACGAGCAATGACTTGCGCTACATCGCTAACGAACTGGACGACCTGACCGGCAGTCGCAACACAGTGGTGGTGCTCAGCATCTGGGCTCACTTCACTACTTTGCCCGTGGAGGTGTACATAAACCGCCTCCGGCATATCCGCAAAGCGGTGGTGCGACTCCTGAACCGGGAGCCGGGGACACTGGTGGTGATCCGAACAGCCAACCCTCAGTCTCTGGAGCAAGATGTCAGCCTGTACAACAGCGACTGGTTTTCACTGCAGCAGGACACGGTGCTGCGCGCCATGTTCGAGGGTCTCAACGTTCGGTTTGTGGACGCTTGGCAGATGGTCGTGGCGCACCACGAACCTCATAATCTGCACCCCCTTAGGCCCATTGTCAAGACCATGGTAGACATGATGTTGTCCTACATTTGCCCTCATCGGTCCAGCAACAATGTCGGGATTTAA